In Bacteroidota bacterium, the genomic stretch TCTTAAATTGTTTTTGAATAAAATCGCCATATTTTTTTTCATCAATTATGTCCAATGAAAACATTCTTGTAGAAACATAAAATGGTCTGACTGGATTGTTAAAAATTTCATTTATAATATGATACTCACTCCCACTAAATACAAAGCTTATGTTGTTACTTGCCTGAACATATTTTCTCAATTTTGCTTCTAAAGCAAATTCTTTTTCATACTTCGTAATTTCTTGAAATTCGTCAATGGCCAATATTACTTTTTTATTTTGATCATTCAGGAAAAAAAATATTTCTTCAAGGCTTTTAAAAAGTTGTTTTTTTTCAGAATAATTCAGACTTACTGATGGAGTGCCATCAACACCAAAACTTATTGAAGTACCCAAAGATTGAATAAATGAAGTAAGTTTTTGCGGCAATTTTCTGCTAGCGAATAAATTACTTCGAATTATGGCATTCGCTATTTCATTTATAAATTCTGAGACAGTTTTTGTTCCCCAAAGGTCAGCATAAATACATATATAATCCTTCCTTAAATAATAGAACACATTGTAAATCAGTGCGGTTTTGCCAAGCCTTCTATATGCATAAAGCGTTATATCCTGCTGATTGGTAAGTGCTTTTATAATACTATTGGTTTCCTTTTCCCTGTCACAAAAATAGTCTGGACTTTTATAATTCTTAAGTATAAATGGGTTCATGATCAGATTATTTTGAATGTTTTTCACATGTTGCGTCACGCATTGTGCGTAATATATGATTTATATTTACACAAAGTGCGTTACGCATTGTGCGTAAATATACAAAACATTTTAAACTCTTAATCCAATTATAAAGAATATTATCAGTTAGATTGTCTGCTATTAGAGTGTGTCTTTTTAGGCATTCCAATCGAGTAAGCGTTGCTCTCCTTCCAAATTTTTAACTTCGGTGATATCCTGGCTCACCTCCAGCGTTCCCAAATAAATACCAGTATTTGCTCGCACGGCAAAATACTGAATTAATAAAAACTTTCCCTTAATGGATAACCAAAACGAAGCCTTATCTTTTTCCCC encodes the following:
- a CDS encoding ATP-binding protein, with product MNPFILKNYKSPDYFCDREKETNSIIKALTNQQDITLYAYRRLGKTALIYNVFYYLRKDYICIYADLWGTKTVSEFINEIANAIIRSNLFASRKLPQKLTSFIQSLGTSISFGVDGTPSVSLNYSEKKQLFKSLEEIFFFLNDQNKKVILAIDEFQEITKYEKEFALEAKLRKYVQASNNISFVFSGSEYHIINEIFNNPVRPFYVSTRMFSLDIIDEKKYGDFIQKQFKKSKREINDAIIEHVLNITFGHTFYVQSIFNYLYSLDNLPESVNDFEIIYLEYLEEKHVYYSELPDRLTNQQFACLRAFALKNKVVAPTSGDFLKFSGVKNSSSMQRVLKTLLDKRYLIKLDDGYRLYDVFLSHYLKYLN